Proteins from one Gimesia maris genomic window:
- a CDS encoding DUF695 domain-containing protein has product MTDQPHEQEWLTATAMEDEFTVLFRLLPAIPQDLGTSDFPARVEIIWSYTSPNETGMPGPEDQEQMNQFEELLVEIWLKAGLGHLTMLITGNQICEWQWYLRDADQALQVLNETLAEAAPLPIEFHTEADPDWYAYTNFMEQVTE; this is encoded by the coding sequence TTGACAGATCAACCACATGAACAGGAATGGCTCACGGCAACCGCGATGGAGGATGAGTTCACCGTCCTGTTTCGCCTCCTGCCGGCAATCCCACAGGACCTCGGTACGTCTGATTTTCCCGCCCGGGTAGAAATCATCTGGTCGTATACTTCGCCCAACGAAACTGGCATGCCCGGTCCGGAAGATCAGGAGCAGATGAACCAGTTTGAAGAACTACTGGTCGAGATCTGGCTGAAAGCAGGCCTGGGACACCTGACCATGTTGATCACCGGTAACCAGATCTGTGAGTGGCAATGGTACCTGCGTGATGCAGACCAGGCATTGCAGGTATTGAACGAAACGCTAGCTGAGGCAGCACCTCTTCCGATCGAGTTCCATACAGAAGCCGATCCCGACTGGTACGCCTATACCAACTTCATGGAACAGGTCACGGAATAG
- a CDS encoding bestrophin family ion channel: MAADAELNLSFIEKKLGTLGRISLYAGLVGAYSLIPVVKENPGWLHDLGLSETLSDEIEQFGDLSSSLHGILGLVLGLLLVFRTNSSYSRWWEARKLWGRLVNVTRNMAIKFREFTNFNRDELRELAGIIVAFPEALRDHLREDDDFDMFPELEQIDPPPRHIPAYIADLIYRRVIGWKRSGLIDGDELRIIDTEVRELMEICGGCERIRRTRLSPSYRLFVRHCITLYLCTLPWGLVEDFALWTVPLTVIMAYFMIGIEVIAHSVEEPFGLDEDDLDLDGLCITIRSTVNEILDRFGKQTDNPT, encoded by the coding sequence ATGGCAGCTGATGCAGAATTGAATCTCTCGTTTATCGAGAAGAAATTAGGTACGCTCGGACGTATTTCACTTTATGCAGGGCTGGTCGGGGCTTACAGCCTGATACCTGTGGTCAAAGAAAACCCAGGTTGGCTTCACGACCTGGGTTTATCTGAAACACTAAGTGATGAAATCGAACAGTTCGGAGATCTGTCTTCCAGTCTGCATGGAATTCTGGGGCTGGTGCTGGGCCTGTTGCTGGTGTTTCGAACGAACAGTTCTTACTCCCGCTGGTGGGAAGCCCGTAAGCTGTGGGGCCGCCTGGTGAATGTGACCCGGAACATGGCGATCAAATTTCGCGAGTTCACCAACTTCAACCGCGATGAACTGCGGGAACTGGCGGGAATTATTGTCGCGTTTCCCGAAGCGCTACGCGATCACCTGCGTGAAGATGATGACTTTGACATGTTTCCGGAACTCGAACAGATCGATCCTCCACCACGTCATATTCCAGCTTATATTGCAGACCTGATCTACCGTCGCGTGATAGGCTGGAAACGTTCCGGGCTGATTGACGGTGATGAATTGCGAATCATCGATACCGAGGTTCGCGAACTGATGGAGATCTGCGGCGGTTGCGAGCGGATTCGCCGAACGCGGCTTTCGCCTTCCTATCGGCTGTTCGTGCGCCACTGTATTACGCTTTACCTGTGTACGCTTCCCTGGGGACTGGTAGAAGACTTCGCACTGTGGACGGTACCACTGACGGTCATCATGGCTTATTTCATGATCGGGATTGAAGTCATTGCACACTCCGTGGAAGAACCATTTGGTCTGGACGAAGACGACCTCGACCTGGATGGTCTGTGTATTACGATTCGATCCACGGTGAATGAGATTCTGGATCGCTTCGGTAAACAGACAGATAACCCCACCTGA
- a CDS encoding PP2C family protein-serine/threonine phosphatase produces MRILIGWDNPDECELMSLYLGVSENELVICATPEDFMSQVQEQHDWDIILMSIMSPDPQTAFDHFEQIQKKHLDTPIVGACPTQGTFHVARFLTAGMRAYIIRDEGGDFMFLLETTLQSVVDSVRAERERFVAERLREEVESVRKLQESIIPTNLISPDRFDVTARYESSQIRVFGGQPVTLAGGDYYDVFMLDDDNLVLLVGDASGHGMKACMSIMTMHTLVGMIRSNKYLDTAAFVKDVNNRLCDQAIVNDDGGFITLLYGILNSKTNEFQWTSAGAPIPMIQELETNQVRELGTLDDGGLPLGIVPGAEYDIHTSVVPPDSRLLIFTDGLAEAFPGEKETFGEFGIPGIMQSLQSSRSQNLEESLENLFRDSNAFTDGSGRHDDTSVVLLERKN; encoded by the coding sequence ATGCGAATTCTGATTGGGTGGGATAATCCCGATGAATGCGAACTCATGTCTCTGTATCTGGGAGTGAGTGAGAATGAACTGGTAATCTGTGCGACACCCGAAGACTTCATGTCACAGGTACAGGAACAGCATGACTGGGACATCATACTGATGTCGATCATGTCTCCTGATCCGCAAACCGCCTTTGATCACTTTGAGCAGATACAAAAGAAGCACCTGGATACGCCCATCGTGGGAGCCTGTCCGACCCAGGGGACCTTTCATGTCGCCCGCTTCTTAACGGCCGGCATGCGGGCTTACATTATCCGCGATGAAGGCGGGGACTTCATGTTTCTGCTGGAAACCACATTACAGAGCGTCGTGGATTCTGTCCGCGCCGAGCGCGAACGTTTTGTGGCGGAGCGTCTGCGGGAGGAAGTGGAGTCTGTGCGCAAGCTGCAGGAATCAATCATCCCGACCAACCTGATTTCCCCCGACCGGTTTGATGTTACTGCGCGGTATGAATCTTCACAGATTCGCGTGTTCGGTGGTCAGCCGGTCACGCTGGCGGGAGGGGATTATTACGATGTCTTTATGCTGGATGATGATAATCTGGTGTTACTGGTCGGCGATGCTTCGGGGCACGGCATGAAAGCCTGCATGTCGATCATGACCATGCATACGCTGGTGGGAATGATTCGTTCCAACAAATATCTGGATACGGCTGCCTTCGTGAAAGATGTGAATAATCGACTGTGTGACCAGGCGATCGTAAATGATGATGGGGGTTTTATCACGCTGCTCTATGGAATCCTGAATTCCAAAACAAATGAATTTCAATGGACGTCCGCGGGTGCACCAATTCCAATGATTCAGGAACTGGAAACCAATCAGGTGCGCGAACTGGGGACACTCGATGATGGGGGGCTGCCCCTGGGGATTGTACCAGGTGCAGAATATGATATTCACACCTCCGTAGTTCCACCTGACAGTCGCCTGCTGATTTTTACAGATGGTCTGGCGGAAGCATTTCCCGGAGAGAAAGAGACATTCGGCGAATTTGGAATACCCGGAATCATGCAGTCATTACAGTCATCGCGGAGCCAGAATCTGGAAGAATCACTTGAAAACCTGTTTCGGGATTCCAATGCTTTTACAGACGGATCTGGCAGGCACGATGATACATCAGTTGTATTATTAGAGCGAAAAAACTAG
- a CDS encoding ECF-type sigma factor encodes MFHEVNHQVRLELEEASQRLDLECQTIVSMKLAGMTNAEISKALNCSIRRIERKNNLIRKSFSDPDETALVPPES; translated from the coding sequence GTGTTCCACGAAGTCAATCATCAGGTCAGACTCGAACTTGAGGAAGCATCACAACGACTGGACCTGGAGTGTCAGACCATTGTTTCGATGAAACTGGCCGGCATGACCAACGCGGAGATCTCCAAAGCCTTGAACTGCAGTATCCGTCGAATCGAACGCAAAAACAACCTGATCCGAAAATCGTTCTCTGATCCAGATGAAACGGCACTGGTTCCACCAGAGAGTTGA
- a CDS encoding arylsulfatase, whose translation MHQNRNSQYVFCQLNFPVLLLLLCPLLSAIPTIPCQAKSPNIILIMADDLGFSDLGCYGSEIQTPHLDQLAKDGLRFSQFYNAGRCCPTRASLMTGLYPHQAGIGWMNRNDKLPAYQGELNQHCVSIPQVLSPAGYQCYHVGKWHLTYRMREANENWPLGRGFLRAYGTGGGGNYFAPRPLYEDNQHIQPPQQDYYVTDAFSQRAVEYLKDHAQNQPQQPFFMYLAYTAPHFPLHAWPKDIARYRGKYLKGWDQFRKQRHQKMQNLGLINSPLSPRDPDAKSWESLTETEQQEWDLRMSVYAAMITSMDRGIGQVLQQLDEMKATDNTLVLFLSDNGASAEYIDRGHQPGAVTGTRESFRCAEVGWANTSNTPFRFHKMWMHEGGISTPLIARWPEQIKQTGDWTQQTGHVVDLLATFVDITKAEYPKTRNGKQITPLAGISLLPTFHHPEQTKPRTLFWEHEGNKAIHEGNWKLVKEDQHDWELYDLSQDRSELNDLAKSQPERSAALADVWQAWAEKVGVVPWEQLPPPGYRSKGPDFYRKK comes from the coding sequence ATGCACCAGAATCGAAACTCACAGTATGTATTCTGCCAACTGAACTTTCCTGTTTTGCTGCTTCTGCTCTGCCCGCTTCTATCCGCTATTCCAACAATCCCCTGTCAGGCAAAGTCTCCTAATATCATCCTGATCATGGCCGACGATCTGGGGTTTTCCGACCTGGGTTGTTACGGCTCGGAAATCCAGACTCCCCATCTCGATCAACTGGCGAAAGACGGGCTCCGGTTCTCACAGTTTTATAATGCCGGTCGCTGCTGCCCGACGCGTGCCTCTCTCATGACCGGCCTGTATCCGCATCAGGCGGGTATCGGCTGGATGAACCGGAACGACAAACTGCCCGCCTATCAAGGAGAACTCAACCAGCACTGTGTCAGCATTCCCCAGGTCCTTTCGCCGGCAGGCTATCAATGTTATCACGTCGGCAAATGGCATCTGACTTACCGGATGCGGGAAGCGAATGAAAACTGGCCCCTGGGACGAGGCTTCTTACGCGCCTATGGTACCGGGGGAGGTGGTAACTATTTTGCCCCCCGACCACTCTACGAAGACAATCAACATATTCAACCTCCGCAGCAGGATTATTACGTCACCGATGCCTTCAGCCAGCGGGCTGTCGAGTACCTGAAAGACCATGCACAGAATCAACCGCAGCAACCCTTCTTTATGTACCTCGCTTATACGGCGCCTCATTTCCCTCTGCATGCCTGGCCGAAAGACATTGCCCGCTATCGAGGAAAATATCTGAAAGGCTGGGATCAGTTCCGCAAACAACGCCATCAGAAAATGCAGAACCTGGGACTGATCAACAGCCCGCTCTCCCCGCGCGACCCCGATGCCAAATCCTGGGAATCACTTACGGAAACAGAACAGCAGGAATGGGATCTGCGGATGTCCGTCTACGCCGCCATGATCACCAGCATGGACCGAGGCATCGGCCAGGTACTTCAACAACTCGACGAAATGAAAGCCACTGACAATACCCTGGTCCTCTTTTTATCCGACAATGGTGCCAGTGCCGAATACATCGACCGTGGACACCAGCCTGGCGCAGTCACAGGCACTCGCGAATCCTTTCGCTGTGCTGAAGTAGGCTGGGCCAATACCAGCAACACGCCGTTTCGCTTTCATAAGATGTGGATGCATGAAGGGGGCATATCGACGCCCCTGATTGCCCGCTGGCCGGAACAGATCAAACAGACCGGCGACTGGACACAACAGACGGGGCACGTCGTTGACCTGCTGGCCACGTTTGTTGACATAACAAAAGCGGAATATCCCAAAACTCGAAACGGAAAACAGATCACCCCGCTTGCCGGCATCAGCCTCTTGCCGACTTTTCACCATCCAGAACAGACCAAACCGCGCACACTCTTCTGGGAACATGAAGGCAACAAAGCCATTCACGAGGGAAACTGGAAACTGGTCAAAGAAGATCAGCACGACTGGGAACTGTACGACCTGAGTCAGGATCGTAGTGAATTAAATGATCTGGCAAAATCACAACCGGAGCGATCTGCCGCGCTCGCAGATGTCTGGCAGGCCTGGGCAGAGAAAGTGGGAGTCGTCCCCTGGGAGCAACTGCCTCCCCCTGGATATCGCAGCAAGGGTCCCGATTTTTATCGTAAAAAGTAA
- a CDS encoding sulfatase — MNLKSLHQSLLFAVCLLLISVTALHAEQKISADRPNIVFILIDDMGWPDPVSYGNQFHDTPHIDQLASDGVRFTDFYAACPVCSPTRASIQAGQYQARLHLTDFIPGHWRPFEKLIVPENAPHLPLEIVTPGELLQSANYNTAYFGKWHLGPESHNPDQQGYQTSLVTGGRHFAPRFRTTPSTRIPNKAYLADFLTDKTIEFIRQNKSKPFFVQLSHYAVHIPLEAKQQMIRKYQQKPKPAYGINNPVYAAMVAHVDDSVGRIVAALEELKLTENTVVIFTSDNGGLRQSFSGGDIVSTNAPLRDEKGSLYEGGIRVPLIIKWPGVAAAGKTCAEPTISIDFWPTFAEIAHTTLQEHQTIDGLSLLPLLKDPSSHLNREEIYFHYPHYHHSTPASAIRAGDWKLIEFFADGNLELYNLQQDLSETTNLAAKNPEKAVELQQKLADWRTRTGAALPVKNPKYDPARASEFWNRRTNQPVPERRKTRIDQTN, encoded by the coding sequence ATGAACCTGAAATCACTTCATCAGAGCCTGTTATTCGCCGTGTGTTTACTGCTGATTTCAGTTACAGCGTTACACGCAGAGCAGAAGATCTCCGCTGACCGACCCAATATCGTTTTCATATTGATTGACGATATGGGCTGGCCCGATCCTGTCAGCTACGGAAATCAGTTTCACGACACACCCCATATCGATCAACTGGCCAGCGACGGCGTGCGCTTCACTGATTTTTATGCTGCCTGCCCGGTCTGCTCTCCCACGCGCGCCAGTATTCAGGCAGGCCAATACCAGGCGCGACTGCATCTGACCGACTTCATCCCCGGCCACTGGCGTCCGTTCGAAAAACTGATCGTCCCTGAAAACGCTCCCCATCTGCCACTGGAAATCGTCACGCCAGGTGAACTCCTGCAATCTGCAAATTACAACACTGCCTATTTTGGCAAATGGCACCTGGGACCGGAATCACATAATCCGGACCAGCAGGGATACCAGACTTCGCTGGTTACAGGCGGTCGGCATTTTGCCCCCCGCTTTCGCACGACCCCTTCGACTAGGATTCCCAACAAGGCTTATCTTGCCGATTTCCTGACTGATAAAACGATTGAGTTTATCAGACAGAACAAATCAAAACCCTTCTTCGTCCAGCTTTCGCATTATGCCGTTCATATTCCGCTGGAAGCCAAACAACAGATGATCCGGAAATATCAGCAGAAACCCAAACCGGCTTACGGAATCAATAATCCCGTATACGCTGCGATGGTGGCACACGTGGACGACAGTGTGGGCCGCATCGTGGCTGCTCTGGAGGAATTGAAGCTGACTGAGAATACCGTGGTAATTTTCACTTCAGACAATGGTGGTCTGCGACAAAGTTTTTCAGGCGGAGACATTGTTTCCACAAACGCTCCCCTTAGAGATGAGAAAGGCTCACTCTATGAAGGAGGCATTCGAGTTCCACTGATCATCAAATGGCCCGGTGTCGCTGCCGCCGGTAAAACATGCGCTGAGCCAACTATCAGCATCGATTTCTGGCCAACCTTCGCCGAGATCGCACACACTACTCTGCAGGAACATCAGACCATCGATGGCTTAAGCCTGCTTCCACTCTTAAAAGATCCTTCCAGCCATCTCAACCGCGAGGAGATCTATTTTCATTACCCGCATTACCATCACTCGACCCCGGCCAGTGCCATTCGCGCAGGAGACTGGAAGCTGATTGAATTCTTCGCAGATGGAAACCTGGAACTATATAATCTCCAACAGGATCTTTCAGAAACCACTAATCTGGCAGCGAAGAATCCAGAAAAGGCGGTGGAACTGCAGCAGAAACTGGCAGACTGGAGAACCCGAACAGGAGCCGCCCTGCCCGTCAAAAACCCGAAATACGATCCCGCACGGGCCTCTGAGTTCTGGAATCGCCGCACAAATCAACCGGTACCTGAACGAAGAAAGACACGCATTGATCAGACAAACTGA
- a CDS encoding UxaA family hydrolase yields MSAVAHSPLLKLHPEDNIAIARNSVGENQECELTETESVTTREDIDLGHKVAIKQINKGEPVRKFGQVIGFATCDIEPGDWIHSHNLAAGELSLDYAYSTDVPAPPEPITGRTFMGYRRPNGKAGTRNYLAIVSTVNCSATASKYIARELAQTSLKDFPNIDGIIPLVHKGGCAMQYDGEDHHQLMRTLGGFAKHPNIGAYVILGLGCETGQGAFLSDSEGLVQLPNLKEQPVNAPLVLNIQDIGGIAKTVKQVSALLKEYLPQVNDVTRVPIPVSELILGTECGGSDGNSGVTANPALGIASDLLVAHGATSILGETSEIYGGEHLLTRRAITPEIGKKLIERIRWWEEYTGKFGVVIDNNPSPGNKRGGLTTIYEKSLGAIAKGGSTALREVYRFAEPVTEKGFVIMDTPGYDPASVTGMVAGGANVVAFTTGRGSCFGCKPVPSIKISTNTPMFERMEDDMDLDAGRILHGTSVEQVGREIFELIIEVASGKKTKSEVQGIGDEEFCPWSIGPVL; encoded by the coding sequence ATGTCTGCCGTCGCCCACTCCCCCCTGTTAAAATTACATCCCGAAGACAATATCGCCATCGCCCGCAATTCGGTCGGCGAGAATCAGGAATGTGAATTAACCGAAACAGAAAGTGTGACAACCCGGGAAGACATTGATCTGGGACATAAAGTCGCGATTAAACAAATCAACAAAGGGGAACCGGTCCGGAAATTCGGGCAGGTGATCGGCTTTGCCACCTGTGATATTGAACCCGGCGACTGGATTCACAGCCATAACCTGGCAGCAGGCGAACTAAGCCTGGATTACGCTTACTCGACTGATGTTCCTGCGCCTCCCGAGCCGATTACGGGCCGCACCTTTATGGGTTATCGGCGTCCCAATGGCAAAGCGGGCACCCGAAACTATCTGGCAATCGTCAGCACGGTGAACTGCTCTGCGACCGCATCCAAGTACATCGCCCGGGAACTGGCTCAAACCTCGCTCAAAGACTTCCCTAATATTGATGGAATCATCCCACTGGTTCACAAGGGGGGATGTGCAATGCAGTACGACGGAGAAGACCATCATCAACTGATGCGTACTCTGGGTGGCTTTGCGAAACATCCCAACATAGGCGCTTACGTCATTCTGGGACTGGGCTGTGAAACAGGACAAGGTGCTTTTCTTTCCGATTCAGAAGGTCTCGTGCAGCTTCCCAACCTGAAAGAGCAACCTGTAAACGCACCTCTGGTACTCAACATTCAGGATATCGGTGGAATTGCCAAAACAGTGAAGCAGGTTTCAGCTCTGCTGAAAGAATATCTGCCCCAGGTTAATGATGTCACCCGTGTACCGATTCCCGTCTCTGAACTGATTCTGGGTACTGAATGCGGCGGCAGTGATGGTAACAGTGGTGTAACCGCCAATCCTGCGCTCGGCATTGCCAGTGATCTGCTGGTCGCCCACGGTGCCACTTCGATTTTGGGGGAAACTTCCGAAATCTATGGCGGCGAACACCTTCTGACGAGACGGGCCATCACTCCGGAAATCGGAAAAAAACTCATCGAACGTATTCGCTGGTGGGAAGAATACACCGGAAAATTTGGTGTCGTCATTGATAACAACCCCTCTCCGGGTAACAAAAGAGGAGGCCTCACCACAATTTACGAAAAATCATTGGGAGCCATTGCCAAAGGAGGCAGCACCGCGTTACGGGAAGTCTATCGCTTTGCTGAACCTGTCACTGAAAAAGGCTTTGTGATTATGGATACGCCCGGTTATGACCCGGCCTCTGTTACCGGCATGGTCGCCGGCGGTGCGAATGTGGTCGCCTTCACTACCGGACGGGGTAGTTGCTTTGGCTGCAAACCGGTTCCCAGTATCAAAATTTCGACTAATACCCCCATGTTCGAACGCATGGAAGATGATATGGATCTGGATGCGGGCCGCATCCTGCATGGTACTTCTGTTGAACAGGTGGGACGGGAAATCTTTGAGTTGATCATTGAAGTTGCCAGTGGTAAAAAAACCAAAAGCGAGGTCCAGGGAATCGGAGATGAGGAGTTTTGCCCCTGGAGTATCGGCCCGGTCCTCTAA